In Bermanella sp. WJH001, the following are encoded in one genomic region:
- the nadD gene encoding nicotinate-nucleotide adenylyltransferase translates to MVISVTKHKTEYVVMGGTFDPVHNGHIQSAQALAKFMGYAHVYMMPCGDAYHKQGVSPAQHRLAMLHEALDNQRVLQIDPRETQRKGATYTVETLQQLRDELGVGAHICWILGTDAAKGLTLWQDWQQVFELANVIVINRAGEALPDQVSQSWPAKQEYDVEKFKQRASGCFMQLALEPVAVSSTEIRQALHKQESVGHHVPQAVMNYIELHGLFKGKN, encoded by the coding sequence ATGGTCATATCCGTCACTAAGCACAAAACTGAATATGTCGTAATGGGGGGCACGTTTGACCCTGTTCATAATGGGCATATTCAAAGTGCTCAAGCGCTGGCAAAATTCATGGGATACGCCCATGTTTATATGATGCCTTGCGGTGATGCCTATCATAAACAAGGGGTATCACCGGCACAGCATCGATTGGCTATGCTGCATGAGGCACTGGATAATCAGCGTGTATTGCAAATAGACCCAAGAGAAACCCAGCGTAAAGGGGCGACTTATACGGTTGAAACACTGCAGCAGCTGCGAGACGAGCTGGGTGTGGGTGCGCATATTTGTTGGATACTAGGAACCGACGCCGCCAAAGGCTTAACTCTTTGGCAAGATTGGCAGCAGGTTTTTGAGTTGGCCAATGTGATTGTGATCAATCGAGCTGGGGAGGCATTACCTGATCAAGTTTCACAGTCGTGGCCAGCCAAACAAGAGTACGATGTAGAAAAATTTAAACAGCGGGCAAGTGGCTGTTTTATGCAATTGGCACTTGAACCGGTTGCAGTGTCTTCGACGGAGATTCGACAAGCATTGCACAAACAAGAATCTGTGGGTCACCATGTGCCACAGGCTGTTATGAACTATATTGAGCTACATGGGCTCTTCAAAGGTAAAAACTGA
- a CDS encoding thrombospondin type 3 repeat-containing protein, whose translation MGKFALFLMCFGALGLVSSYSQAKDIDSDGDGIADRFERLLKTDPKDANSKPADLDGDGIPDGYDLDIDGDGVNNWQDPFPRNAQESADVDGDGVGDKKDNDSDGDGFSNEQELQAGTNPNNKNSFPDQSGPVLEVMEMPESVNERIVAIRGMAFDMGMGIKKVQVVNADGDIFPGQFDYTTHFSVLVRLSRGENQLQVAAYDNANNVSRQFVTLSYNP comes from the coding sequence ATGGGTAAATTCGCCTTATTTCTAATGTGTTTTGGCGCATTAGGGTTAGTTAGTTCATATTCTCAAGCAAAAGACATCGATAGCGACGGCGACGGCATAGCTGATCGTTTTGAGCGCCTATTAAAAACCGATCCCAAAGATGCAAACAGCAAACCAGCTGATTTAGATGGTGACGGTATTCCAGATGGTTACGATTTGGATATTGACGGTGATGGCGTCAATAACTGGCAAGATCCTTTCCCTCGCAATGCACAAGAAAGCGCCGATGTAGATGGCGATGGTGTGGGGGATAAAAAAGACAACGACAGTGATGGTGATGGCTTTAGCAATGAACAAGAATTGCAAGCAGGCACCAACCCTAACAATAAGAATAGTTTTCCTGATCAGTCCGGCCCAGTACTTGAGGTGATGGAAATGCCAGAGTCTGTTAATGAGCGTATTGTTGCCATAAGAGGCATGGCGTTTGATATGGGCATGGGCATCAAGAAAGTTCAGGTGGTGAATGCCGATGGGGATATTTTCCCTGGTCAGTTTGATTACACCACGCACTTTAGTGTCTTGGTGCGCCTAAGCCGGGGTGAAAACCAGTTGCAAGTAGCCGCTTACGACAATGCAAACAATGTCAGTCGCCAGTTTGTGACCTTAAGTTATAATCCATAG
- a CDS encoding glutamate-5-semialdehyde dehydrogenase, whose product MDVKDYMLQVGQQARAASAAIAKADSGEKNQALQAIANAIEAARDELIAANQKDMARGQSNGLDAALLDRLELTPARIDGMLEGLNQVIALPDPVGGITDLDYRPSGIQVGKMRVPLGVIGIIYESRPNVTIEAASLCLKSGNAAILRGGSEAIESNQALAKCIRQGLAQAGLPEHVVQVIETTDRAAVGELITMQEYVDVVVPRGGKSLIERISKDAKVTVIKHLDGICHVYIDSDADLTKAVNVSINAKTHRYGTCNTMETLLVNEAVAEKVLPQLATAYAELDVELRGCEKSRDIVTSMQIATEEDWSTEYLAPILAVKVVQDMAEAIVHINQYGSHHTDSIITENYTKARQFLRQVDSSSVMVNASTRFADGFEYGLGAEIGISTDKIHARGPVGLDGLTSQKWVVLGDGHIRH is encoded by the coding sequence ATGGATGTAAAAGATTACATGCTGCAAGTGGGCCAACAAGCCAGAGCAGCCAGCGCCGCTATTGCAAAAGCAGACAGCGGTGAAAAAAACCAAGCGCTTCAAGCCATTGCGAATGCCATTGAAGCGGCCCGTGATGAGCTGATTGCAGCCAACCAAAAAGACATGGCCCGTGGCCAATCAAATGGCTTAGATGCGGCCCTACTTGACCGTTTAGAGTTAACCCCCGCTCGTATTGACGGCATGCTTGAAGGCCTAAACCAAGTGATTGCACTGCCTGACCCTGTGGGTGGCATTACCGATTTAGATTATCGTCCTTCAGGTATTCAAGTGGGTAAAATGCGTGTGCCACTAGGGGTGATTGGCATTATTTATGAGTCTCGCCCTAATGTGACCATTGAAGCGGCCAGTCTATGCTTGAAATCAGGTAACGCAGCCATTTTACGTGGGGGCTCAGAAGCCATTGAGTCTAATCAGGCATTAGCCAAATGTATTCGCCAAGGTTTGGCGCAAGCGGGCCTGCCTGAGCATGTTGTGCAAGTGATTGAAACCACAGATCGCGCTGCGGTGGGTGAGTTGATCACCATGCAAGAATATGTGGATGTGGTGGTGCCTCGTGGCGGCAAAAGCTTGATTGAGCGCATCAGCAAAGACGCAAAAGTGACGGTGATCAAACACCTTGATGGTATTTGCCACGTGTACATCGATAGCGATGCAGATCTAACCAAGGCGGTGAATGTATCCATCAATGCTAAAACCCATCGTTATGGCACCTGCAATACCATGGAAACCTTGCTGGTTAATGAAGCAGTTGCTGAAAAAGTACTGCCACAATTGGCCACGGCTTACGCTGAATTGGATGTGGAGTTGCGCGGTTGTGAAAAAAGTCGAGACATCGTAACCAGCATGCAAATAGCCACTGAAGAAGATTGGTCCACTGAATATTTAGCACCTATCTTGGCCGTTAAAGTGGTGCAGGATATGGCTGAGGCTATTGTGCATATAAACCAGTATGGCTCTCATCATACCGATAGCATCATTACCGAAAATTACACCAAGGCACGTCAGTTTCTGCGCCAAGTGGACTCAAGCTCTGTCATGGTAAATGCCTCCACCCGATTTGCAGATGGCTTTGAATATGGTTTAGGGGCAGAGATCGGTATCAGTACGGATAAAATTCATGCCCGTGGCCCAGTAGGTTTAGATGGTTTAACCTCGCAAAAATGGGTGGTATTAGGTGATGGTCATATCCGTCACTAA
- the mpl gene encoding UDP-N-acetylmuramate:L-alanyl-gamma-D-glutamyl-meso-diaminopimelate ligase, translating to MHIHILGICGTFMGSLAQLAIAQGHRVTGSDQNVYPPMSTQLEQAGIEIMQGFDESHLQPKPDLVVIGNAMSRGNVAVEYVLNQQIPYTSGPAYLAEHILKGKWVMAVAGTHGKTTTTSMLTWVLQDCGFEPGFLIGGVPKNFGVSARMGSSDFFVVEADEYDSAFFDKRSKFVHYHGRTVILNNLEFDHADIFNDIEAIKTQFHHLVRTIPSDGQIIYPADETHLQATLEKGCWTPKVQIGVDWQYQLIDASGSHFKVLQKDNVVGEVNWSQTGIHNVKNALVCIAAAYHVGILPKDAIAALNRFEGVKRRMELVCKVNDIEVYDDFAHHPTAIESTLAGVKNSERYTHIWAVIEPRSNTMRMGIHKQALPSSVKNADTSIWFQPKGLDWEMQPVIDGCSELGQSALLMDDVDAIIAHLVENAQAGDAIVLMSNGGFAGIHQQLANALKEKYGA from the coding sequence ATGCATATTCATATTTTAGGTATTTGCGGCACGTTCATGGGGTCGTTGGCTCAACTGGCTATTGCACAAGGGCATCGTGTTACCGGCTCTGACCAAAATGTTTATCCACCCATGAGTACCCAGCTTGAGCAGGCAGGCATCGAAATCATGCAAGGCTTTGATGAAAGCCACTTACAGCCCAAGCCAGATTTAGTTGTAATTGGTAATGCCATGAGCCGTGGCAATGTGGCGGTTGAGTATGTGTTAAATCAACAGATTCCATATACCTCTGGGCCTGCATATTTAGCGGAGCATATCTTAAAAGGTAAATGGGTGATGGCGGTGGCAGGCACTCACGGTAAAACCACCACCACAAGTATGCTGACTTGGGTATTGCAAGATTGCGGTTTTGAACCGGGCTTTTTAATTGGCGGTGTGCCTAAAAACTTTGGTGTGTCCGCCCGTATGGGCTCAAGTGACTTTTTTGTGGTTGAAGCAGACGAATATGACAGCGCGTTTTTTGATAAGCGTTCAAAGTTTGTGCATTACCACGGTCGCACGGTGATTTTAAATAATCTTGAATTTGATCATGCGGATATTTTTAATGACATTGAGGCCATTAAAACTCAGTTTCATCACCTAGTGCGCACGATTCCAAGTGATGGCCAGATCATTTATCCAGCGGATGAAACGCATCTGCAAGCTACCCTGGAAAAAGGCTGCTGGACCCCTAAAGTACAAATTGGGGTGGATTGGCAATATCAGTTAATTGATGCATCTGGCTCACATTTTAAGGTGTTGCAAAAAGACAATGTGGTGGGTGAGGTCAACTGGAGCCAAACCGGTATTCATAACGTGAAGAACGCATTGGTATGTATTGCGGCAGCTTACCATGTGGGTATTTTACCAAAGGACGCCATTGCGGCGTTAAATCGCTTTGAGGGTGTGAAGCGCCGCATGGAGCTGGTTTGCAAGGTGAACGACATCGAGGTTTACGATGACTTTGCTCACCACCCAACGGCCATTGAGAGCACCTTGGCAGGGGTTAAAAACAGCGAGCGTTATACCCATATCTGGGCTGTGATTGAACCAAGATCCAATACCATGCGTATGGGAATACACAAACAGGCCCTACCAAGCTCAGTTAAAAATGCCGATACCAGTATTTGGTTTCAACCTAAAGGCCTTGATTGGGAAATGCAGCCAGTTATTGATGGATGTAGTGAATTAGGCCAATCGGCACTATTAATGGATGACGTAGACGCTATAATCGCCCACCTTGTGGAAAATGCCCAAGCAGGTGATGCCATCGTATTAATGAGTAATGGCGGTTTTGCCGGTATTCACCAACAGCTGGCAAACGCTTTAAAGGAAAAGTATGGCGCTTGA
- a CDS encoding DedA family protein has translation MIDSVVVFLSQNPEYIFITVFIVALCESLAVVGIIVPGVGLITAASIMAGNLQLDVFLLLVCAITGAFMGDVASFYLGRFFQPNLPNIWPFKQHPSWINNGHDFFAQHGGKSIFFGRFIGPIRPFIPMVAGMMAMPQNYFMLLNGLSAIAWGLVYLLPSYYLGEQLNIEWLLSWQGILALGVISAIAVLVSILLKTKK, from the coding sequence ATGATCGATTCTGTTGTTGTTTTTCTGTCTCAAAACCCTGAATACATTTTTATTACCGTATTTATTGTTGCGTTATGCGAGTCTCTTGCTGTCGTCGGTATTATTGTACCTGGTGTAGGGTTAATCACTGCCGCTAGCATCATGGCGGGGAATTTACAGCTCGATGTATTTTTATTATTGGTTTGTGCCATCACTGGTGCATTCATGGGCGATGTCGCCAGTTTTTATCTGGGTCGTTTTTTTCAACCTAACCTGCCCAATATTTGGCCATTTAAACAACACCCTAGCTGGATCAATAACGGCCATGACTTTTTTGCACAACATGGTGGTAAAAGTATTTTCTTTGGGCGCTTTATCGGACCTATTCGCCCATTTATTCCCATGGTTGCAGGCATGATGGCTATGCCACAAAATTATTTCATGCTGCTAAATGGTTTGTCCGCTATTGCCTGGGGGCTTGTTTATCTGCTGCCTAGTTATTATTTAGGTGAACAACTAAACATTGAATGGTTACTGAGTTGGCAGGGAATATTAGCCCTTGGGGTGATTTCTGCTATCGCGGTACTTGTGAGCATCTTACTAAAAACTAAAAAATAA
- the rsfS gene encoding ribosome silencing factor translates to MDSAKLSEVVIDALESLKAQDIVTIDVKDRTSVTDMMVIATGTSSRHVQAVADNVSEKAKAAGLMPLGSEGRGNSDWVLIDLGDVIVHVMTSQAREHYDLERLWSEPRVAQ, encoded by the coding sequence ATGGACTCAGCAAAGTTAAGTGAAGTTGTAATCGATGCGCTTGAAAGTTTAAAAGCACAAGACATTGTTACTATCGATGTAAAAGATCGCACATCCGTAACCGACATGATGGTGATTGCCACGGGTACGTCTAGTCGTCACGTACAAGCAGTGGCCGACAATGTCTCAGAAAAAGCAAAAGCTGCAGGCCTAATGCCGCTTGGCTCTGAAGGTCGTGGTAATAGTGATTGGGTGCTGATTGACCTAGGCGATGTCATCGTTCATGTCATGACAAGCCAAGCCCGTGAACACTACGATCTTGAGCGTTTATGGAGCGAGCCGCGCGTGGCGCAATAA
- the rlmH gene encoding 23S rRNA (pseudouridine(1915)-N(3))-methyltransferase RlmH, giving the protein MKIRILAVGGKMPSWVEQGFNEYAKRLPNDCRLELVELPLGPRGKNQSPAKAIEKEGQAMLAAMKPQNTCVALEVLGKPWSTEVLSEQLTDWRMIGQDVDLLIGGPDGLSPECSSKAKYKWSLSPLTLPHPLVRIVLAEQLYRAWTILNNHPYHK; this is encoded by the coding sequence ATGAAGATACGAATTCTTGCCGTTGGGGGCAAAATGCCCTCATGGGTAGAACAAGGTTTTAATGAATATGCCAAGCGTCTACCTAATGATTGCCGCTTAGAGTTAGTCGAATTGCCACTGGGTCCCAGAGGTAAAAACCAATCACCAGCCAAGGCCATCGAAAAAGAAGGCCAAGCCATGCTCGCGGCCATGAAGCCGCAAAATACCTGTGTGGCACTGGAAGTATTAGGTAAACCTTGGAGCACAGAAGTGCTGTCAGAACAATTAACTGATTGGCGCATGATTGGCCAAGATGTGGATTTGTTGATTGGCGGTCCAGATGGTTTGAGCCCTGAGTGCTCTAGCAAAGCAAAATATAAATGGTCATTGTCACCGCTGACGTTGCCCCATCCGTTGGTGCGCATAGTATTGGCCGAGCAGTTATATCGTGCTTGGACAATTTTGAACAATCACCCATATCACAAGTAA
- a CDS encoding bifunctional protein-serine/threonine kinase/phosphatase: MHLQSQLSLTVGQQSSAGLKASNEDCIGMRIPDQPALTIKGAVAVIADGVSAAEAGKEASEMCVRNFISDYYATPDAWSVKTAGQKIVLALNRWLVGQSQIKGHVSTLSALILKSQTAYIFHIGDTRIYRLRKGNFECLTTDHSISINKDTVYLSRAMGMDNHLEMDFQQFEIEQGDVFFLSTDGVHDFICPKDIQAEIENSSDLNASCLRLNEKALAAGSNDNVSCQLVRVDALPDANNQEIYQKLSDLPFPPPLSVGQSLDGLTVVKILHESPRSQVYLVKNSSGERFILKTPSVNFEDDPAYIERFVLEQWIGKRIDSPYVVKIIEPENKTALYTLMEYVDGLTLEQWMKENPKPDIKEVLRLVELISRGIRALHRKDILHQDIKPDNILLTADGIPKIIDFGSCYAAGVEEIDTPFDREQALGTAVYSAPETRFRMRKTKKSDLFSLALVVYEILTGRLPFGEQLEKLKDQRKLSSLKYQTAMQFNPMVPAWMDQALKRALSPLPEHRQDAMSEFIFDLQRPNTAYKQSTFVPLSQRNPLKFWQGLALIEAVILVGFIYFLLNS; this comes from the coding sequence GTGCATTTACAATCTCAATTATCTTTAACGGTTGGTCAACAAAGCAGTGCAGGTTTAAAAGCCAGCAACGAAGATTGCATTGGTATGCGTATACCTGATCAACCTGCGTTAACTATTAAAGGAGCCGTTGCGGTTATTGCGGACGGTGTGAGTGCGGCTGAAGCCGGTAAAGAAGCCAGTGAAATGTGTGTGCGTAATTTTATCAGTGATTATTACGCCACCCCAGATGCTTGGTCGGTGAAAACCGCAGGGCAAAAGATTGTACTGGCTTTAAACCGTTGGTTAGTGGGTCAAAGCCAAATCAAAGGCCATGTGAGCACGCTCAGTGCTTTGATTTTAAAATCTCAAACGGCTTATATTTTTCATATTGGTGATACTCGAATTTACCGTTTAAGAAAGGGTAACTTTGAGTGCTTAACCACAGATCATTCTATTAGCATCAATAAAGATACCGTATATTTGTCGCGTGCCATGGGAATGGATAATCACCTAGAAATGGATTTTCAGCAGTTTGAAATCGAGCAAGGTGATGTGTTTTTTCTAAGTACTGATGGTGTGCATGATTTTATTTGCCCTAAAGATATTCAGGCAGAAATAGAAAATAGCTCCGATCTTAATGCCTCATGTCTGCGTCTAAATGAAAAAGCATTAGCAGCAGGCAGTAATGATAATGTGAGTTGTCAGTTGGTTCGAGTGGATGCGTTACCCGATGCGAACAATCAAGAGATCTATCAGAAGCTAAGTGATTTGCCATTCCCTCCGCCTTTGTCTGTTGGGCAGAGCCTTGATGGGTTGACGGTTGTGAAGATCCTGCACGAAAGCCCAAGAAGTCAGGTGTATTTAGTTAAAAATTCGAGCGGTGAGCGTTTCATATTAAAAACCCCTTCGGTGAACTTTGAAGATGACCCTGCTTATATTGAGCGTTTTGTTTTAGAGCAATGGATCGGTAAGCGCATTGATAGCCCATATGTGGTGAAAATCATAGAGCCTGAAAATAAAACCGCGTTATATACACTCATGGAATACGTGGATGGTTTAACACTAGAGCAGTGGATGAAGGAAAATCCAAAGCCTGATATTAAAGAAGTCTTACGACTGGTGGAATTAATCAGTCGTGGCATTCGAGCACTGCATCGTAAAGATATTCTGCACCAAGACATTAAGCCCGATAATATTTTATTAACGGCTGATGGTATTCCTAAAATTATTGACTTTGGTTCTTGTTATGCTGCAGGCGTCGAAGAAATTGATACGCCATTTGATCGAGAGCAAGCTCTGGGTACTGCGGTTTATAGTGCGCCTGAGACACGCTTTAGAATGCGTAAAACTAAAAAATCAGACTTATTTAGTTTAGCCTTAGTGGTTTATGAGATCTTAACCGGTCGATTACCTTTTGGTGAGCAATTAGAAAAACTTAAAGATCAGCGTAAGCTATCGAGTCTTAAATACCAAACAGCTATGCAGTTTAATCCAATGGTACCAGCTTGGATGGATCAAGCACTTAAGCGAGCATTATCGCCTTTACCTGAGCATCGCCAAGATGCCATGTCAGAATTTATATTTGATTTACAACGACCCAACACCGCTTATAAACAATCGACATTTGTGCCATTGTCTCAGCGTAACCCTCTCAAGTTTTGGCAGGGCTTGGCTTTAATCGAGGCGGTCATACTTGTTGGTTTTATTTATTTTCTTTTAAACTCATAA
- a CDS encoding flavin prenyltransferase UbiX, giving the protein MALEYEQHAPITVAITGASGAPYALRLLQCLVAAKRPVYVMVSKAAQVVFATETQVKLPGTPEKMQAHLTQYCQAQEGQIQVFGREQWFAPVASGSGRKGAMIVCPCSTGTLSAIATGASNNLIERAADVAIKEKRTLILVPRETPFSPIHLENMLKLANMGVTIMPASPGFYHNPQSIDDLVDFMVARMLNHLGIDQNLMPMWGE; this is encoded by the coding sequence ATGGCGCTTGAATATGAACAGCATGCACCGATAACCGTTGCCATTACCGGTGCATCTGGTGCCCCTTATGCTTTGCGGTTGCTGCAGTGTTTAGTGGCCGCTAAGCGCCCTGTGTATGTGATGGTCAGTAAAGCGGCGCAAGTTGTGTTTGCCACCGAAACACAAGTGAAACTGCCCGGTACACCAGAAAAGATGCAAGCTCATTTAACGCAGTACTGCCAAGCGCAAGAAGGTCAAATCCAAGTATTTGGCCGTGAACAATGGTTTGCACCCGTTGCCAGTGGCTCGGGTCGAAAAGGAGCAATGATTGTTTGCCCTTGTTCAACCGGAACCTTAAGTGCTATTGCCACGGGCGCCAGTAATAATTTGATTGAACGAGCTGCGGATGTGGCCATCAAAGAAAAACGCACTTTAATTTTAGTGCCAAGAGAAACCCCATTTAGCCCGATCCATCTAGAGAATATGCTTAAGCTTGCCAATATGGGGGTGACGATCATGCCAGCAAGCCCAGGGTTTTATCATAACCCTCAAAGCATCGATGATTTGGTGGACTTTATGGTGGCAAGAATGCTGAATCATTTAGGGATTGATCAAAACTTAATGCCTATGTGGGGCGAATAA
- a CDS encoding diguanylate cyclase, with translation MFDISMEKEPALSLLYALIAAAMGLLCVSHYFFGHFDVLLIQLMSIAIFIFTSVFLFLNRNRALSQYINLLTLISIALLMQYQLNFNSELTLHWIYVFPVISYFALPIKWAFLLNFAVMFSSISQLIFILSAQQTLKFMFIYMLVGTCSLCYAYVNTLKQTNLLKLAVTDYQSGAYNSRYLLEKLHQEIARSETTSRTLSMLAITIDDYQQIQEIHGKDASNRLVKLFRHKLIALLRAGDDIFHNAKGTFYILLPNCSMEGGVILKERLLKDMDNEHWGDIGDLQLNIGLASLNHKENAESFLHRASGFVHKQQQTALRLMSFNN, from the coding sequence ATGTTTGACATTAGCATGGAGAAAGAACCTGCCTTAAGTTTACTTTATGCCCTAATAGCAGCCGCCATGGGGTTGCTGTGTGTGTCTCATTACTTTTTTGGCCACTTTGATGTATTGCTCATTCAATTAATGAGTATTGCCATCTTTATTTTTACGTCTGTATTTTTATTCTTAAATCGCAACCGTGCACTTAGTCAGTATATTAATTTATTAACACTTATCTCTATCGCATTGCTCATGCAATATCAGTTAAATTTTAATTCAGAACTCACATTACATTGGATCTATGTATTTCCAGTTATTAGTTATTTCGCATTACCGATCAAGTGGGCTTTTTTACTAAATTTTGCTGTGATGTTTAGTTCAATTTCTCAACTTATTTTTATACTCAGCGCACAACAAACATTAAAATTCATGTTTATTTATATGTTAGTTGGTACGTGTTCATTATGTTATGCCTATGTAAATACGCTAAAGCAAACTAATTTACTTAAATTAGCCGTGACAGATTATCAATCCGGCGCATACAATAGTCGCTACCTCTTAGAAAAACTGCATCAAGAAATCGCTCGCAGTGAAACCACCAGCCGTACACTGTCTATGCTGGCCATCACTATCGATGATTATCAGCAAATCCAAGAGATTCACGGTAAAGACGCTAGTAATCGATTAGTTAAACTATTTAGGCACAAACTGATTGCCCTATTGCGCGCTGGTGATGATATTTTTCATAACGCTAAAGGGACTTTTTACATATTACTGCCTAACTGTTCGATGGAAGGCGGCGTGATTTTGAAAGAACGCCTCTTAAAAGATATGGATAATGAACACTGGGGTGACATTGGAGACCTGCAGTTGAATATTGGTCTAGCGAGCTTAAACCATAAAGAAAACGCCGAAAGTTTTTTACATCGTGCAAGCGGCTTTGTTCACAAGCAACAGCAAACTGCATTAAGGTTAATGTCTTTTAATAATTAG
- a CDS encoding phosphate ABC transporter substrate-binding protein, translating into MKNLTFKLLTALTLASCFAVAQAGSVVVVGKGSPIGASSEDDVVKAFLGKKKDLGGVSVIPVDQGEGNPARNDFYSAVVKKSEAQLKSYWSRLIFTGKGQAPQVVGGDSEVKNMVASNPNIIGYIDEGSVDGTVKVIYKP; encoded by the coding sequence ATGAAAAATTTAACATTTAAACTTCTAACCGCTCTTACCCTCGCAAGCTGTTTCGCAGTGGCTCAAGCTGGCTCAGTTGTGGTAGTTGGTAAAGGCAGTCCAATTGGTGCATCCAGTGAAGATGATGTGGTCAAAGCCTTCTTAGGTAAAAAGAAAGACCTAGGTGGTGTATCTGTCATCCCAGTTGATCAGGGTGAAGGTAACCCGGCCCGAAATGATTTTTACTCTGCAGTGGTTAAAAAATCAGAAGCACAGTTAAAGTCTTATTGGTCGCGCCTAATTTTCACCGGTAAAGGTCAAGCACCACAAGTGGTTGGTGGTGACTCAGAAGTGAAAAACATGGTGGCTAGCAACCCAAATATCATCGGCTACATTGATGAGGGTTCGGTTGATGGTACGGTTAAGGTTATTTATAAACCTTAA